In Paenibacillus sp. 1781tsa1, one DNA window encodes the following:
- a CDS encoding ABC transporter substrate-binding protein yields the protein MVRQRVATMVLLALLIFVLAACGKTSEVNEAMPEQQDTPVEESGTQTIEHLKGTAVVPQKIERMVVLSAAYIDHMLTIGEKPAGVNVEVRYGGDYLPYLADQLADVPTVGSADSPNLEAILQINPDVIVVESRTADSTYEQLEKIAPTIVLGNEWLDYEDDTTYWTQDLLTIAGLFNKVDLAKEKIVEVEQQAEQLKAKIEQLDQKKLAYLRVREKTLQIYAEKGHPTNTLLYHDLGFVPTAVTPVEQREDLSIEKIADIDANFVVLEVDPNAEDYLNNINASSLWKRVPAVGEDQVYTTDSFWLFKGWGAIGRSEIINEVEDMIQ from the coding sequence ATGGTAAGACAGAGAGTAGCAACGATGGTACTATTGGCCTTGCTTATATTCGTACTGGCCGCATGTGGCAAGACATCGGAAGTAAATGAAGCAATGCCTGAGCAACAGGATACACCTGTGGAAGAGAGTGGTACACAAACGATCGAGCATCTTAAAGGAACCGCGGTTGTACCGCAAAAGATAGAGCGTATGGTTGTGTTGTCCGCCGCTTACATCGATCACATGCTAACGATTGGTGAGAAACCAGCAGGCGTTAATGTAGAAGTTCGTTACGGCGGAGATTATCTTCCTTATCTTGCAGATCAGCTTGCTGATGTGCCAACAGTAGGGTCGGCAGATAGTCCTAATCTGGAGGCTATTCTTCAGATCAATCCGGATGTCATCGTTGTTGAGAGTCGAACTGCTGATAGTACATACGAGCAGTTGGAGAAAATTGCTCCGACGATTGTACTTGGTAACGAATGGCTGGATTATGAAGATGACACAACGTATTGGACACAGGATCTGTTGACCATAGCCGGGTTGTTCAACAAGGTCGATCTGGCCAAGGAGAAAATCGTAGAGGTGGAACAACAGGCGGAACAACTCAAAGCGAAGATCGAACAATTGGATCAGAAAAAGCTGGCTTACTTGCGTGTCAGAGAGAAGACTTTGCAAATTTATGCGGAAAAAGGGCATCCAACCAACACACTGTTGTATCATGATCTTGGATTTGTGCCCACTGCTGTGACGCCTGTTGAACAGCGTGAGGACCTGTCTATAGAGAAGATCGCGGATATCGATGCCAATTTCGTCGTTCTTGAGGTTGATCCGAATGCCGAGGACTATCTAAACAACATCAATGCAAGCTCACTCTGGAAGAGAGTGCCGGCTGTTGGTGAAGATCAGGTCTATACGACAGACTCGTTCTGGTTATTTAAGGGCTGGGGAGCAATCGGTCGCAGCGAGATTATTAACGAAGTTGAAGATATGATTCAATAG
- a CDS encoding TetR/AcrR family transcriptional regulator, whose amino-acid sequence MAKDTAASVNRRNDIISAAIDVFAEIGYYRATTAQVAERAEISQPYIFRFFKTKEALLLTAIEVSWTRVIESFRIVVETATPDQLENDLIEAYDKILESHKSEILLQMQAQTIREEVIRQAMQKGISDVRSMVLEAFTVAGIAEPLKRTMIFLAIGMLCNVSTALDMPELKER is encoded by the coding sequence ATGGCTAAAGATACAGCAGCATCGGTTAATCGGCGAAATGATATTATCTCTGCAGCGATTGACGTCTTCGCGGAAATTGGCTATTATCGTGCGACTACAGCTCAAGTGGCTGAACGGGCGGAGATTTCACAGCCGTATATCTTTCGTTTTTTTAAAACAAAAGAAGCTTTATTATTAACTGCTATTGAAGTCTCATGGACACGAGTGATTGAATCGTTCCGAATCGTTGTGGAGACGGCGACGCCTGATCAGTTGGAAAATGACCTAATTGAAGCCTATGATAAGATTCTGGAATCTCACAAGAGCGAAATCTTGCTTCAAATGCAGGCGCAAACGATCCGGGAAGAAGTCATTCGTCAGGCCATGCAAAAGGGCATTAGTGATGTACGAAGCATGGTACTGGAAGCTTTCACAGTTGCAGGAATTGCGGAACCACTTAAAAGGACCATGATTTTCCTGGCGATCGGGATGTTGTGTAATGTATCTACAGCACTGGATATGCCGGAGCTGAAGGAGAGATAG
- a CDS encoding SDR family NAD(P)-dependent oxidoreductase yields the protein MKKAIVIGATGGTGAAITEELIRRGISTIAFGRSRQKLEQLAVKLGSPDHLHIAVGDAFRSDDIIAASQEIDVMFHCANVPYNEMESRLIPLGESVMAAAEHLGLNVVVIDGIYPYGKRQMKEVTEEHPKQPHTRKGKTRLAYEQMLFSTRWSRAQVMIVRLPDYYGPTANQASYLGSTLEAIAKGKMAFFIGNMKVPREYIYLPDAAVMVVELASRETTYRQNWNIPGSGIISGHEIVHMAQKAAGRRKPVIALGKMGLSLIGLGVPVMKEIVEMLYLTEDPLILSRQKYEERIGPVVATSFEEGIALTIKELQGE from the coding sequence ATGAAAAAAGCTATTGTTATTGGAGCTACTGGTGGAACAGGTGCAGCGATTACGGAGGAATTGATTAGACGGGGAATTTCTACGATTGCATTTGGGCGCTCCCGTCAAAAACTGGAGCAACTTGCGGTAAAGCTGGGATCTCCGGATCACCTGCACATCGCAGTGGGAGATGCATTTCGGTCGGATGATATTATTGCCGCTTCCCAGGAAATTGATGTCATGTTCCATTGTGCAAACGTTCCGTATAACGAGATGGAGAGCAGGCTGATTCCGCTGGGTGAATCCGTAATGGCGGCGGCAGAACACTTGGGTCTGAACGTGGTTGTAATAGACGGAATCTACCCTTATGGCAAAAGACAGATGAAAGAGGTAACGGAAGAACATCCAAAACAGCCACATACCCGCAAAGGCAAGACACGACTCGCCTATGAACAAATGTTATTCAGCACAAGATGGAGCAGAGCTCAGGTGATGATCGTTCGCTTGCCGGACTATTATGGCCCAACGGCCAATCAGGCTTCCTATCTGGGTTCGACGCTTGAAGCAATAGCGAAAGGCAAGATGGCTTTTTTTATCGGAAATATGAAGGTACCCAGAGAGTATATCTATTTACCGGATGCTGCGGTCATGGTGGTGGAGTTGGCAAGCAGGGAGACGACATATCGGCAGAACTGGAACATTCCTGGATCAGGGATCATCTCGGGTCATGAGATTGTGCATATGGCACAGAAGGCTGCGGGAAGAAGAAAGCCTGTGATCGCGTTAGGAAAAATGGGACTGTCATTAATTGGACTGGGTGTACCCGTTATGAAAGAAATTGTAGAGATGTTATATCTGACTGAGGACCCGCTGATCTTGAGTAGACAAAAGTATGAGGAACGGATTGGCCCGGTTGTGGCAACATCTTTTGAAGAAGGAATTGCGTTAACGATTAAGGAGTTGCAGGGAGAGTAG
- a CDS encoding DUF896 domain-containing protein: MIPILGRINELSRKQRSVGLTKEEQSEQHELRKQYLQAIRGQVLTTMLAVSVVDPLGHDVTPEKLTIEKMQRREQAGQ; this comes from the coding sequence ATGATTCCTATTTTGGGACGCATTAACGAATTAAGTCGAAAACAACGCAGCGTTGGTTTGACCAAAGAAGAACAAAGTGAGCAGCACGAGCTTAGAAAACAATATTTGCAGGCTATTCGAGGTCAGGTACTGACAACCATGCTGGCAGTATCCGTTGTGGACCCACTGGGTCATGATGTGACCCCCGAGAAATTAACCATTGAAAAAATGCAGCGCCGTGAACAGGCCGGCCAATAG
- a CDS encoding NAD(P)-binding domain-containing protein translates to MSLEALNERVKNDLDYLSFGGTNWVRPREHADGHVYDVVIVGGGQSGLGAAFGLLRERISNIVVIDENPSGLEGPWETYARMVTLRTPKHLTSIDLGIPSLTFRSWWEAQVGREGWEEVDKIPRGEWMNYLRWYREVLNLPVLNEVKLTLVEPIENGIHRLHVNKAGTQMDVILARKVVFATGIQGGGEWHVPSLIANRLPRELYAHTSEAINFDRLKGKRVAVLGGGASAFDNASYALATGVAEAHVFVRREQLPSVNPIRQMEQSGMIERYHALPVADKYEVISHFFKFNQPPTNDTFNRAAAWPGFELHLNSPWLNVEATDQGAIVHTAQGAYTFDFLIISTGLLSDPALRPELRLVEPYIARWEDCYQAPPEHRNALLDAHPYLSSGFAMTSRSEQGEKQLHGLFVFNYSALASCGLSASAISGTKSAVPKLVTAIADQLFLDDREVILQQFYAYEEQEFTATWVKTGALAE, encoded by the coding sequence ATGAGCCTGGAAGCTTTGAATGAGCGTGTGAAGAATGATCTGGATTATTTGTCATTTGGTGGTACGAATTGGGTGCGTCCAAGAGAACATGCAGATGGTCATGTCTATGATGTTGTCATTGTCGGCGGGGGCCAGAGTGGATTAGGGGCGGCCTTTGGACTTCTTCGAGAACGGATCTCCAATATTGTCGTCATTGACGAGAATCCATCAGGGCTTGAAGGACCTTGGGAGACTTATGCGCGTATGGTAACTTTGCGTACTCCCAAGCATCTGACTTCCATCGATCTGGGTATCCCCTCGTTAACCTTTCGTTCATGGTGGGAAGCACAGGTTGGACGGGAAGGTTGGGAAGAGGTAGACAAGATCCCGCGTGGTGAATGGATGAATTATTTGCGCTGGTATCGGGAAGTGCTGAATCTGCCTGTGCTGAATGAGGTGAAATTGACACTTGTTGAGCCAATAGAGAACGGAATACATCGACTTCATGTGAACAAGGCAGGAACTCAGATGGATGTTATACTTGCTCGCAAAGTCGTGTTTGCTACGGGTATACAAGGTGGCGGAGAGTGGCATGTGCCATCCTTGATTGCGAATAGATTACCTCGGGAGCTGTATGCCCATACGTCTGAAGCGATTAATTTTGATCGGTTAAAAGGTAAAAGGGTTGCTGTGCTTGGCGGCGGCGCTTCTGCATTCGATAATGCGAGCTATGCTCTTGCCACGGGTGTGGCGGAAGCTCATGTATTTGTACGGCGGGAACAATTGCCTAGTGTTAATCCTATACGTCAGATGGAGCAATCCGGTATGATTGAGCGATACCACGCTCTTCCGGTTGCCGATAAATATGAAGTGATTTCTCATTTCTTCAAATTCAATCAACCGCCAACCAACGATACGTTTAATCGTGCGGCAGCCTGGCCTGGATTCGAACTGCATTTGAACTCGCCTTGGCTGAACGTAGAAGCGACGGACCAAGGCGCGATTGTGCATACAGCACAGGGAGCATATACGTTTGATTTTCTAATTATTAGCACAGGTCTGCTCAGTGATCCAGCACTTCGTCCTGAACTGAGGCTCGTGGAGCCATATATCGCGCGCTGGGAGGACTGTTATCAGGCTCCGCCAGAGCATCGCAATGCATTGCTGGATGCACATCCATACCTGAGTTCCGGGTTTGCCATGACTAGCAGGAGTGAACAAGGTGAGAAGCAGTTGCATGGACTGTTTGTATTCAATTACTCTGCACTCGCCAGCTGTGGTCTGTCGGCATCTGCCATATCCGGGACCAAGAGTGCGGTGCCCAAACTGGTCACTGCCATCGCGGATCAATTGTTCCTCGATGATCGGGAGGTTATTTTGCAACAATTCTATGCTTATGAAGAACAGGAATTTACGGCTACGTGGGTGAAAACGGGTGCCCTTGCTGAGTAA
- a CDS encoding G1 family glutamic endopeptidase, whose product MSSNWSGYARSGTRNKYRRISAEWTVPYVLPSTHSSYSSAWIGIDGFKNSSLIQTGTGHDWIQGKPSYYAWWEILPDAETIIPHPVSPGHRIRAVIAKLTRKTWCITLSNLTLGWTFRTIQCYSGPQSSAEWIVEAPTVGSSIGSMARLTPITFNKCRLNGQSPAFRACQKGIMIQGRGIVSIPGPPNRCKDGFTVRRNT is encoded by the coding sequence ATCTCCTCCAACTGGAGCGGCTACGCTCGTTCAGGAACACGGAATAAATACCGTCGCATCTCAGCGGAATGGACTGTCCCTTATGTTCTACCTAGCACACACTCCTCATATTCATCCGCATGGATTGGGATAGATGGCTTCAAGAACAGCAGTCTGATTCAGACCGGAACAGGTCACGACTGGATTCAAGGCAAGCCCAGCTATTATGCCTGGTGGGAGATCCTGCCTGACGCGGAGACCATTATTCCACATCCCGTTTCCCCTGGTCATCGCATTCGAGCAGTCATCGCCAAATTAACGCGTAAAACCTGGTGCATTACGCTCTCTAATCTAACGTTAGGCTGGACCTTCCGCACCATTCAGTGTTATTCGGGTCCGCAATCCTCTGCGGAATGGATTGTTGAAGCACCCACTGTTGGAAGCTCCATCGGCTCCATGGCGCGGCTTACCCCTATAACCTTCAACAAATGTCGCCTGAACGGACAATCTCCTGCTTTTCGTGCCTGCCAGAAGGGAATCATGATCCAAGGGCGGGGTATTGTCTCCATCCCTGGCCCCCCTAATCGTTGCAAAGATGGATTTACGGTTCGCCGCAACACTTAA
- a CDS encoding DeoR/GlpR family DNA-binding transcription regulator gives MLTEERYAAIIERLHVQGIVKLQELVDVLGASESTIRRDLIDLESRQMLKRIHGGAALVNEKTLEPGMEEKTFKNIQQKTTIARLAAQEIENGECIYLDAGTTTLAMIPFIEAKDVTVVTNGLSHVEALVSKRIRSYLLGGMMKIHTKAVIGSIALQNMDNFRFDKCFLGSNGVDPEMGYTTPDPEEALIKRRAHQLSGKSYVLADSSKIGEITFAKLFDLEEADLITERMPEHWRPGIAQKTKIIEG, from the coding sequence ATGCTGACTGAAGAACGATATGCTGCAATTATAGAGCGCTTACATGTACAGGGGATTGTGAAATTGCAAGAGCTTGTTGATGTGTTAGGTGCTTCTGAATCAACGATTAGGCGTGACTTGATCGATCTGGAGAGTCGTCAGATGCTCAAACGCATCCACGGCGGTGCCGCACTGGTGAACGAAAAAACGCTGGAACCGGGCATGGAAGAAAAAACGTTCAAAAACATTCAACAAAAAACAACGATTGCCCGTTTGGCTGCACAGGAGATCGAAAATGGCGAATGCATTTATCTGGATGCAGGAACGACAACGTTAGCCATGATTCCCTTTATTGAAGCGAAGGACGTAACGGTTGTTACCAACGGACTTTCACATGTTGAAGCTTTGGTAAGCAAGCGTATTCGCAGTTACTTGCTTGGAGGTATGATGAAAATTCATACGAAAGCAGTCATTGGCAGTATCGCATTACAGAACATGGATAACTTCCGTTTTGATAAATGTTTTCTGGGAAGCAACGGCGTTGACCCCGAAATGGGGTATACAACACCGGATCCGGAGGAAGCCTTGATTAAAAGGCGTGCACATCAATTGTCGGGAAAATCTTATGTGCTGGCTGATTCCAGCAAAATAGGGGAAATTACTTTTGCCAAATTGTTTGATTTGGAGGAGGCTGATTTGATTACCGAGCGGATGCCAGAACACTGGCGGCCTGGAATCGCCCAGAAAACTAAAATAATTGAGGGATAA
- the pfkB gene encoding 1-phosphofructokinase produces the protein MIYTITLNPSIDYIVEVDELKLGGLNRMNRDLKLPGGKGINVSRILNQLGADNTTIGFLGGFTGRFINDKLQEDNIRTDFVTIADDTRINIKLKHGEETEINGLGPAISAEEAEKLLHKLSSLEKGDIVILSGSVPPSLGTDFYDRLIKVCKQTGAEFVIDTTGPALMEALEHAPLLVKPNHHELAELFGVTIETREELVLYGRKLLEAGAKHVLISMAGEGALFITKAEVHHASVPKGTVKNSVGAGDSMIGGFVGTYVQSGDLLEAFRTGVASGSATAFSDDLATRELIDELRNQVTITTI, from the coding sequence ATGATATATACAATAACACTTAACCCGTCCATTGATTACATCGTGGAAGTCGATGAGCTGAAGCTTGGTGGATTGAATCGAATGAATCGGGACTTGAAGCTCCCGGGCGGCAAAGGCATTAATGTTTCTCGCATATTGAATCAACTTGGAGCAGATAACACGACCATTGGTTTCCTTGGTGGATTCACCGGACGCTTCATTAATGATAAGTTGCAAGAAGATAACATCCGGACAGACTTTGTCACAATTGCAGACGATACTCGTATTAACATCAAGCTGAAGCATGGAGAAGAGACAGAGATTAATGGTCTTGGACCTGCGATAAGCGCAGAAGAGGCAGAGAAGTTACTTCACAAATTGTCTTCATTGGAAAAAGGAGATATCGTCATTCTCTCCGGAAGCGTACCACCTTCTCTTGGAACAGATTTCTATGATCGTCTCATTAAAGTCTGCAAGCAAACGGGTGCGGAATTCGTGATTGATACCACTGGCCCTGCGTTAATGGAAGCTCTTGAACATGCACCATTGCTGGTGAAGCCGAATCATCATGAACTGGCCGAACTGTTCGGTGTAACCATTGAGACTCGCGAGGAACTGGTTTTATACGGGCGTAAGTTGCTTGAAGCCGGAGCCAAACATGTATTGATCTCCATGGCAGGCGAGGGTGCACTATTCATTACCAAAGCGGAAGTTCATCATGCGAGTGTGCCAAAAGGTACTGTGAAAAACTCGGTTGGTGCCGGTGACTCCATGATTGGCGGATTCGTAGGTACCTATGTACAGAGCGGCGATCTGCTGGAAGCTTTCCGTACAGGTGTTGCATCTGGAAGCGCGACTGCTTTCTCGGATGATCTGGCAACACGTGAATTGATTGATGAATTACGCAATCAAGTAACCATTACGACGATCTAG